One Capsicum annuum cultivar UCD-10X-F1 chromosome 2, UCD10Xv1.1, whole genome shotgun sequence genomic window carries:
- the LOC107858811 gene encoding senescence-associated carboxylesterase 101, whose protein sequence is MSQFSLFCSGQELANLLVSTDLLHHSWATISDLMNHAYLDNPTNTVPVLFKVYPFNSNGAIIAFVSSPTCTFHKEMVSSEVLKGSQAPFGFISTKLNPHFSVNEATIALFASLMNKLSAIKGQLDSFNPLVITGLSLGGSVASLFTLWLLDNISPKDNNKRPTCITFGSPLLGDSGLQQAISERPSWNSSFLHVVSNQDPIPGFLISPTSGFAGSIPQSCIYKPFGTFMLCSDSDCSCFEEPESVLDLMMVMNSNSQHQDNGFSLFDYKQILEHLKRRVICKGTPQLCDFSMDQLQVGINLQLEAIGIGGQHTSNMSFLRNNMERRVSESFLKKRNAFDPGKKLNKMKEAMAWLEWYKKVTLNEGGYYDCFKLSGSRSRNEVISRQEIVKHHRTLNKYWKRMVAEVEKMPQREEAVFRTRWLYAGTNYRRMVEPLDIAEYYMKLGNTDYVNLGRSEHYKQLEKWMIEDEPSGSGNNRTKAVSLTEDSCFWAYVEEAIISSKRLRQGSSEEKENSMRELAKFGEYVMSLIRRYSVTSEIFQPHSSYMKWWQDYRQDILSCLSNLPLAFYMESQEYQRYA, encoded by the exons ATGAGCCAATTTTCCTT GTTTTGCAGTGGCCAAGAATTGGCAAACTTGTTGGTGAGCACAGATCTACTGCATCATTCTTGGGCTACAATTTCTGACCTTATGAATCATGCTTATTTGGATAATCCAACTAACACTGTTCCAGTTTTGTTTAAAGTTTATCCATTCAATTCAAATGGTGCTATTATTGCTTTTGTGTCCTCCCCTACTTGTACATTTCACAAAGAAATGGTCTCTTCAGAAGTTCTTAAAGGCTCCCAAGCCCCTTTTGGATTCATTTCTACCAAACTGAACCCTCATTTCTCAGTTAACGAAGCAACAATAGCTCTTTTTGCCTCACTGATGAATAAGCTCTCTGCCATCAAAGGACAG TTGGACAGTTTCAATCCGCTAGTAATAACTGGACTTTCTTTGGGAGGTTCCGTGGCATCTCTATTCACTCTATGGCTACTTGACAACATTTCTCCAAAGGACAATAATAAGCGTCCCACTTGCATCACTTTTGGTTCACCCCTTCTTGGTGACAGTGGCCTGCAACAAGCCATATCAGAACGTCCATCTTGGAATTCAAGCTTCTTGCACGTAGTTTCAAACCAAGATCCAATCCCCGGATTTTTAATTTCACCTACTAGTGGCTTTGCTGGTTCTATTCCTCAATCTTGTATCTACAAGCCATTCGGTACGTTTATGCTGTGCTCAGATTCAGACTGCTCTTGTTTTGAGGAACCTGAATCAGTTTTGGATCTAATGATGGTAATGAACTCAAATAGCCAACACCAAGACAATGGTTTCTCGCTTTTTGACTATAAGCAAATTTTGGAACACCTCAAGCGTAGAGTAATCTGTAAGGGAACTCCTCAGCTGTGTGACTTTAGTATGGATCAACTTCAAGTAGGCATCAATTTACAGCTAGAAGCAATCGGAATTGGTGGACAG CACACAAGTAACATGAGTTTTCTGAGGAATAACATGGAGAGAAGAGTAAGCGAATCTTTCTTAAAGAAGAGGAATGCATTTGATCCTGGCAAGAAGCTAAACAAAATGAAAGAAGCTATGGCTTGGTTAGAGTGGTACAAGAAGGTAACCCTGAATGAAGGAGGCTACTATGATTGTTTCAAATTGAGCGGGTCACGAAGCAGGAATGAGGTCATAAGCAGACAAGAAATTGTCAAGCACCACAGAACCCTCAATAAGTACTGGAAAAGAATGGTTGCAGAAGTAGAGAAAATGCCACAAAGAGAGGAGGCAGTTTTTCGTACTAGGTGGCTATATGCAGGAACAAACTATAGAAGGATGGTTGAACCACTCGACATAGCTGAATACTACATGAAATTAGGGAACACAGACTATGTAAATCTTGGAAGATCCGAGCACTATAAACAGTTGGAGAAATGGATGATAGAAGACGAACCATCTGGAAGTGGTAACAACAGAACGAAGGCCGTTAGCCTCACCGAGGATTCTTGCTTTTGGGCATATGTGGAGGAAGCTATTATAAGTTCCAAAAGACTCAGACAAGGCAGTTCAGAAGAGAAGGAAAATTCAATGAGGGAGTTGGCTAAGTTTGGGGAATATGTAATGAGTTTGATAAGGAGATATTCAGTAACCTCTGAGATTTTCCAGCCTCATAGTAGCTATATGAAATGGTGGCAAGATTATAGGCAAGATATTCTAAGCTGTTTGAGTAATTTGCCTTTGGCCTTTTACATGGAAAGTCAAGAATACCAACGTTATGCTTAG